A part of Paraliobacillus zengyii genomic DNA contains:
- a CDS encoding STAS domain-containing protein — protein MGIPILEKAKKEIKTNIIKNKAKLAGFQYHLLNDRDNTHKNLIDFRETLLIIYADSVTSNTNDLFVRLQNWSCAISGELLEQQLSIEEVIEEAYFSREAIDLLIKEEANYYELTIDDFYAIISSFHTTVEQAGQLLGLAYKKGHTKKTKVFNSKVRELSTPMLKLTESIGFFPLIGAIDNDRAKQLMETALTQGSELKVKYIIFDLSGVPAIDEWVASQIIRFVTALRLIGIEAELSGIRPEIAQKLVGLGIEFKTIQTFSNLQQAIDHVNHLKTAQK, from the coding sequence ATGGGAATTCCAATTTTAGAAAAGGCGAAAAAGGAAATTAAGACCAATATCATTAAGAATAAAGCTAAATTGGCTGGGTTTCAGTATCATCTTTTGAATGATAGAGATAATACACATAAGAATTTAATTGATTTTAGGGAAACCCTACTTATCATATACGCCGATTCTGTGACGTCTAACACGAATGATTTGTTTGTGCGACTACAAAACTGGAGTTGTGCAATTTCTGGAGAGCTATTAGAGCAACAGCTATCAATAGAAGAGGTGATAGAAGAGGCATATTTTTCTAGAGAGGCAATTGACCTTCTAATTAAAGAAGAGGCAAATTATTATGAATTAACAATTGATGATTTTTATGCGATTATTTCGTCGTTTCATACTACAGTGGAGCAGGCTGGACAATTATTAGGTTTAGCATATAAAAAAGGGCACACGAAAAAAACGAAAGTATTTAATTCAAAAGTACGGGAATTGTCTACCCCGATGTTGAAGCTTACAGAAAGTATTGGTTTTTTTCCTTTGATTGGTGCTATTGACAATGATCGAGCAAAACAGTTAATGGAGACAGCGTTGACACAAGGAAGTGAATTAAAGGTTAAGTATATCATCTTTGACTTATCTGGTGTCCCTGCTATTGATGAATGGGTAGCTTCGCAAATAATCCGGTTTGTCACAGCACTTAGGTTAATTGGGATCGAGGCAGAATTAAGTGGGATTCGCCCTGAAATAGCACAAAAGCTTGTAGGGTTAGGAATAGAATTTAAAACTATTCAAACCTTCTCTAATCTTCAACAGGCAATAGATCATGTAAATCATTTGAAGACCGCCCAAAAATAG
- a CDS encoding winged helix-turn-helix transcriptional regulator, translated as MDKTYEHPIEVTLNVVCGKWKALILCHLLDRTMRFGELQKKIPKISKKMLAQQLRELEKEQLIEREIFPEVPPKVEYTLTKYGRDLEETLYFMTEWGKEHRDKFEKSGA; from the coding sequence ATGGATAAAACATATGAACATCCAATTGAAGTAACCTTAAATGTTGTTTGTGGAAAATGGAAAGCGCTAATTCTTTGTCATTTACTTGATAGAACAATGCGCTTCGGAGAATTACAAAAAAAGATTCCAAAAATAAGCAAGAAAATGTTAGCACAACAGCTTCGCGAGTTGGAAAAAGAACAGCTCATTGAGCGCGAGATCTTCCCTGAAGTTCCACCAAAAGTTGAATATACACTAACTAAGTACGGAAGAGATCTTGAGGAAACACTATATTTTATGACCGAATGGGGTAAAGAGCATCGGGACAAATTTGAAAAAAGCGGAGCTTAA
- a CDS encoding NADP-dependent oxidoreductase, producing the protein MIKNKQIVLAKRPQGMPDNDTFKFIETDLKELEAEEVLVRTIYVSVDPYMRGRMQDVASYIEPFKVNGVIEGGSIGEVVESKSANFKQGDIVIGSYGWQTSYIANENEIRKIDPSLAPISTHLGILGMTGLTAYFGLLDIGDPKAGETVVISGAAGAVGSIVGQIAKIKGAHVVGIAGSDKKTKLLKEEFNFDATINYRTTANMEEALKEACPNGVDVYFDNVGGEISDAVLTQINKHARIPICGAISSYNLETLDIGPRVQTKLVKKSALMKGFTLGDYSSRFNEGTMQLAQWFKEGKLTYRETIKEGFENIPDAFLDLFKGNNIGKQLVKVADQQYNK; encoded by the coding sequence ATGATAAAAAATAAACAAATCGTTTTAGCAAAAAGACCTCAAGGAATGCCAGATAATGATACATTTAAATTTATTGAAACAGACCTGAAAGAACTAGAGGCTGAAGAAGTACTGGTCCGTACGATATATGTTTCCGTTGATCCATATATGAGAGGAAGAATGCAAGATGTAGCGTCTTATATTGAACCGTTTAAAGTTAATGGTGTAATAGAGGGAGGCTCAATTGGGGAAGTAGTGGAATCAAAGTCAGCTAACTTTAAGCAGGGAGATATTGTTATTGGATCATATGGCTGGCAAACGTCCTATATTGCAAATGAAAATGAAATAAGAAAAATTGACCCATCACTTGCTCCTATATCAACACACTTAGGTATATTAGGAATGACTGGTTTAACTGCTTATTTTGGTTTGCTTGATATAGGTGATCCAAAAGCAGGAGAGACAGTTGTTATTTCTGGAGCGGCAGGAGCAGTAGGATCAATAGTTGGCCAAATCGCAAAAATAAAAGGTGCACATGTAGTTGGTATAGCTGGTTCAGATAAGAAGACCAAACTATTAAAAGAAGAATTCAACTTTGATGCAACGATAAATTATCGAACAACAGCTAACATGGAAGAAGCATTAAAAGAAGCTTGTCCTAATGGTGTTGATGTTTACTTTGATAATGTAGGTGGGGAAATCTCTGACGCAGTTTTAACGCAAATAAATAAACATGCCCGTATCCCAATTTGTGGAGCAATCTCTTCTTATAATTTAGAAACATTAGACATCGGACCTCGTGTTCAAACAAAACTTGTTAAGAAAAGTGCGCTAATGAAAGGTTTTACCTTAGGTGACTACTCCAGTCGTTTTAATGAAGGAACGATGCAATTAGCCCAATGGTTTAAAGAAGGAAAGTTAACATACCGCGAAACAATTAAAGAGGGATTTGAGAATATTCCTGATGCTTTTCTTGATCTCTTTAAGGGAAATAATATTGGCAAGCAACTTGTGAAAGTGGCTGATCAACAGTATAATAAATAA
- a CDS encoding zinc ribbon domain-containing protein YjdM — protein sequence MVELPNCPECNSEYTYEDGSLLVCPVCAHEWTLDSENENSEDEKVYRDSNGHVLSNGDSVTVIKDLKVKGSSNPLKMGTKIKNIRLVADGEDGHDIDCKIDGFGAMLVKSKFVKKL from the coding sequence ATGGTAGAGTTACCAAATTGCCCCGAATGTAATTCAGAATATACATACGAAGATGGAAGTCTACTAGTATGTCCTGTATGTGCACATGAGTGGACTTTGGATTCTGAAAATGAAAACAGTGAAGATGAAAAAGTATACAGAGACTCGAATGGTCATGTGCTAAGCAATGGAGATTCTGTAACAGTAATTAAAGATCTTAAAGTAAAAGGAAGCTCAAATCCTTTAAAAATGGGAACAAAAATTAAAAACATTCGTTTAGTTGCTGATGGAGAAGATGGACATGATATTGATTGTAAAATTGATGGTTTTGGAGCAATGTTAGTAAAATCAAAATTTGTTAAAAAACTTTAA
- a CDS encoding protein adenylyltransferase SelO gives MTKSVKETGWNLENTYATLPDLFFSKITPNPVRAPKLVILNDSLAESLGLNSEALKAEVGVEVLAGNQTVDGGLPLAQAYAGHQFGNFTMLGDGRAILHGEQITPQGKRFDIQLKGSGRTPYSRGGDGRATLGPMLREYIISEAMHALGIPTTRSLAVVTTGEQVIRETDLPGAIMTRVAASHLRVGTFEYALKWGEDDDLQALADYTLERHFPEVERSEHRYLSLLKEVIKRQAALIAKWQLVGFIHGVMNTDNMAICGETIDYGPCAFMNVYNPKTVFSSIDRQGRYAYGNQPPIGGWNLARFAETLVPLLHENQEEAVKIAQDELLKYEEHYRSNWLQGMRAKIGIVKEEDEDEALIVDLLRMMEEHDADYTNTFRALTFDNYEDEVLFETPAFAKWKERWHARLDIQRESKDVIHNLMKKSNPAVIPRNHRVEEALEAAVKNNDYSVMEQLLAVLKKPYAHTTDQEVYAFVPARTDRYYQTFCGT, from the coding sequence ATGACAAAAAGTGTAAAAGAAACTGGTTGGAATTTAGAAAACACATATGCTACGCTTCCTGATCTGTTTTTTTCAAAGATTACTCCAAACCCAGTTCGTGCACCTAAATTGGTTATTCTAAATGATTCATTAGCCGAATCTTTAGGTTTAAATAGTGAGGCATTAAAAGCTGAAGTTGGTGTGGAAGTGCTCGCAGGTAATCAGACTGTTGATGGAGGATTACCTCTTGCCCAAGCATATGCTGGACATCAATTTGGGAATTTCACAATGTTGGGTGATGGAAGAGCCATACTACATGGCGAGCAGATAACTCCTCAAGGAAAACGATTTGATATTCAATTAAAAGGCTCAGGTAGAACACCTTATTCACGAGGTGGTGATGGTAGAGCAACACTTGGTCCTATGTTACGAGAGTACATTATTAGTGAGGCTATGCATGCGTTAGGAATTCCTACTACCCGGAGTCTCGCTGTTGTGACAACAGGAGAGCAAGTTATTCGTGAAACGGATCTACCTGGTGCGATTATGACTCGTGTGGCTGCTAGTCATCTGCGAGTAGGAACGTTTGAATATGCGTTAAAATGGGGTGAAGATGACGATTTACAGGCATTAGCTGATTACACGCTAGAACGGCATTTTCCAGAGGTAGAAAGAAGTGAACATCGCTACCTATCTTTGCTAAAAGAAGTGATCAAGCGTCAGGCAGCACTAATTGCAAAATGGCAGCTAGTTGGCTTTATCCATGGTGTAATGAATACCGACAATATGGCTATTTGTGGGGAAACAATAGATTATGGTCCATGTGCATTTATGAATGTTTATAACCCGAAAACGGTATTTAGTTCTATCGATAGACAAGGTCGTTACGCCTATGGAAATCAACCACCTATTGGAGGCTGGAATCTTGCACGATTTGCAGAAACACTAGTACCTCTGTTGCATGAAAATCAAGAAGAAGCGGTGAAGATAGCACAAGATGAATTGTTAAAGTATGAGGAGCATTATCGTTCAAATTGGTTACAAGGAATGAGAGCGAAAATAGGGATAGTTAAAGAAGAGGATGAGGATGAAGCGCTTATTGTAGATCTCCTACGTATGATGGAGGAGCATGATGCTGATTATACCAATACTTTTCGTGCACTAACATTTGATAATTATGAAGATGAAGTCCTATTTGAAACCCCAGCGTTTGCGAAATGGAAAGAAAGATGGCACGCACGATTGGATATTCAACGAGAATCAAAAGATGTTATACACAATTTAATGAAAAAGAGTAATCCTGCAGTTATACCTCGAAATCATCGAGTGGAAGAGGCGCTAGAAGCTGCGGTGAAAAATAACGATTATAGTGTAATGGAGCAACTTCTTGCCGTTCTTAAAAAGCCATATGCACACACTACAGACCAGGAAGTATATGCTTTTGTACCAGCTAGAACAGATCGTTACTACCAGACTTTTTGTGGCACGTGA
- a CDS encoding thiamine pyrophosphate-binding protein encodes MKAARSVLNYLRNSGVEYIFGIPAGSVNAIFDELYDMPEIQPIVTKHEGAASYMAASYAKYAKKMSVCIACSGPGGANLMTGAANAMREHLPVLFITGAVPVNTVGLNASQELDAEPIYRNVTKYSVTVNTADDLLAEVAKANEIAISGVPGPVHIAVPINVQLQEVQVTEMLAPPKREPIIPDVETIQMVAKELASRKKGYVFVGQGIRNSVEQTIELAEILNWDIITTPQAKGFIKDDHPLLAGVFGFAGHDNASSLINEGNGEALLVIGSSLGETATNNWNVNLNKNRFTVQIDFDETVFNRKYKVDLPVWGDIDLSLLFLIEELKELGFSKNDMNTSERKLDNVDQDAYNTKNILLNIQKHLPTSTRYTIDIGEFMSYVIHHMNVLDSDSFDINVHYGAMGTGISSAIGSKLAEPERPVACITGDGCFFMHGMEILTAKENKLPILFVVMNNARLGMVYHGHSLQYKRSHQSFEQEPVNIAAMAAAMNIPSYRVDKLEDLDEAAIKNLLESDGPAVLEIALVDNNTPPMGDRVKFLSSFSK; translated from the coding sequence ATGAAAGCAGCTCGTTCCGTATTAAATTACTTAAGAAATAGTGGAGTGGAATATATTTTTGGGATTCCAGCAGGATCAGTTAACGCGATATTCGATGAGCTTTATGATATGCCTGAAATACAGCCAATAGTAACGAAACATGAGGGTGCAGCATCATATATGGCGGCTAGTTATGCTAAATATGCAAAAAAAATGAGCGTGTGTATAGCTTGTAGTGGTCCCGGTGGAGCAAACCTAATGACGGGTGCGGCAAACGCAATGCGTGAACATTTACCTGTATTATTTATTACAGGAGCAGTTCCTGTAAATACAGTAGGATTAAATGCTTCTCAAGAGCTAGATGCTGAGCCAATTTATCGGAATGTAACGAAATACAGTGTAACGGTTAACACTGCAGATGATCTGTTGGCGGAGGTTGCTAAAGCAAATGAGATAGCTATATCAGGGGTTCCAGGTCCAGTCCATATTGCAGTTCCCATTAATGTTCAATTACAAGAAGTTCAAGTGACAGAAATGCTCGCGCCTCCTAAAAGAGAGCCTATTATCCCTGATGTAGAAACAATACAAATGGTAGCTAAAGAGTTAGCTAGTAGAAAGAAAGGCTATGTTTTTGTTGGTCAAGGAATTAGAAATTCTGTAGAACAAACAATAGAATTAGCAGAAATTCTTAACTGGGACATCATAACAACCCCACAAGCGAAAGGATTTATAAAAGACGATCATCCATTACTAGCGGGTGTCTTTGGATTTGCTGGTCATGATAATGCCTCGTCGTTAATTAATGAGGGTAACGGAGAAGCCTTATTGGTAATAGGATCAAGTTTGGGGGAAACAGCGACAAATAATTGGAATGTAAATTTAAACAAGAATCGCTTTACTGTTCAAATTGATTTTGATGAGACAGTTTTCAATCGAAAATACAAAGTTGATCTTCCAGTATGGGGCGATATTGATTTAAGTTTATTATTTCTAATCGAAGAGTTAAAAGAATTAGGGTTCTCCAAAAATGACATGAATACTAGTGAGAGAAAGTTGGATAATGTTGATCAAGATGCCTATAATACAAAAAATATCCTGTTAAACATACAAAAACACCTTCCTACTTCTACTAGATATACAATCGATATAGGTGAGTTTATGTCTTATGTGATTCATCATATGAATGTGCTTGATTCAGATAGCTTTGATATTAACGTACATTATGGTGCGATGGGAACTGGGATTAGTTCGGCTATAGGTTCAAAATTGGCTGAGCCAGAACGACCTGTTGCTTGTATAACAGGAGATGGATGCTTCTTTATGCACGGTATGGAAATATTAACGGCAAAGGAAAATAAGCTACCGATACTGTTTGTGGTTATGAATAATGCGCGTTTAGGGATGGTGTATCACGGACACTCGCTACAATATAAACGTTCCCACCAGAGCTTTGAACAGGAACCCGTTAATATTGCAGCAATGGCAGCAGCTATGAATATACCAAGTTATCGCGTAGACAAATTAGAAGATTTGGATGAAGCAGCGATTAAAAATTTGCTTGAATCTGATGGTCCAGCAGTTTTAGAAATCGCTTTGGTAGATAACAATACACCACCAATGGGCGATCGCGTCAAATTCCTTTCATCATTTAGTAAATAA
- a CDS encoding bifunctional diguanylate cyclase/phosphodiesterase → MNQTRYSRLANITKLINTKLELREVLENVVTAISEEIVQCDSVGIYLPEADGTFRGYVGKPQVINGMTLDMQVIDMEEDLLAKEVVDTQKAIYIPDTMKDDRPDSRAVKGFQIKSLLVLPISHEQELFGLVFLFDYGIPMNLTDVEIKTVEAYVNMAAVAIRNSTNLARKENLIKEKQLLLDVTRDLSMCSTMQDVLDKCFYYVGKVLNNTNVGVHLLDPIRNREFKPAKLSKDSDWTEENWMNTHKTFNLGQNNDALFQEVIKTKKAILIPNVYEDTRPSHLVCRNFGIKGLFMVPLVSMGEVLGLVAVAKLEEQHIVYSEASMQLAQSIVDTTASTLANLLYMEKQEQIIEERTSEITTKNKELESAISELKTISREKELILNSAGEGIFGLDLAGNITFCNPASDSMLGYEKSELIGKSYKVIFNGNKANLKENNYKIKGFDVDSEGFNKNDSFYRKDRSSFPVEYVISSIKEQGEIIGDVITFKDVTQRQQMEEEIKYYAYYDSLTDLPNRNLFKDRLNQGIIKAKYTSQKLAVMYLDLDRFKLINDSLGHSYGDLLLKDFANRLRACISKCDTISRQGGDEFSIFLPNIKGKNEILAVIKCINKALCQPFNLKGHEIYIKVSIGVSMFPSDGDNTEELIKNADTAMYRSKEVSGNNCNFFVKGMDTRTFESIKLENALYRALEQDELVIQYQPQVDYQSKQCIGMEALLRWNHPTEGMIPPDKFIPIAEETGLIVSIGEWVIEKACEQLKTWHEQGYPLISVAVNLSVRQFEENDLFTKIKTILKKFNLSPEFLQVELTENQIIKNKDSTLRTMEQLKELGIKIAIDDFGTGYSSLGYLKNFPIHTLKIDKSFIQDIIEDNNNAAITNTIITLAQNLNLNVIAEGVETIEQAEFLASRSCYFMQGFCFSRPLSATDFAQQIFIDNKIEAGGII, encoded by the coding sequence TTGAATCAAACGAGGTATTCAAGACTTGCTAATATTACAAAGTTAATAAATACAAAGTTAGAATTACGAGAGGTGTTGGAGAATGTTGTAACCGCAATATCTGAAGAGATCGTTCAATGTGACTCTGTTGGGATCTATTTACCTGAAGCTGATGGTACATTTAGAGGATATGTAGGTAAACCTCAGGTGATTAATGGCATGACACTTGATATGCAAGTCATTGATATGGAAGAAGACTTACTTGCTAAAGAAGTTGTTGATACACAAAAGGCAATTTACATTCCAGATACAATGAAAGATGATCGTCCTGATTCAAGAGCTGTCAAGGGATTTCAGATTAAGTCTTTACTAGTATTACCTATTTCACATGAACAGGAATTATTTGGTTTAGTCTTTTTGTTTGATTACGGTATTCCAATGAACTTAACAGATGTGGAAATAAAAACCGTAGAGGCTTATGTGAATATGGCTGCTGTTGCGATTCGAAACTCAACTAATTTAGCGCGTAAGGAAAATCTTATTAAGGAAAAGCAACTATTACTTGATGTTACACGTGATTTATCCATGTGTTCCACTATGCAAGATGTATTGGATAAGTGTTTTTACTATGTAGGTAAAGTTTTAAACAACACGAATGTAGGCGTTCATTTATTAGATCCGATTAGGAATAGAGAATTTAAACCAGCAAAGTTAAGCAAGGATAGTGATTGGACAGAAGAAAATTGGATGAATACACATAAAACATTTAATTTAGGTCAAAACAATGATGCTTTATTTCAAGAAGTTATTAAAACCAAGAAGGCCATTCTAATTCCAAATGTGTACGAAGATACAAGACCAAGTCATCTTGTTTGTCGTAATTTTGGTATTAAAGGTTTATTTATGGTTCCTTTAGTTTCTATGGGTGAAGTATTAGGTTTAGTAGCAGTTGCTAAATTGGAAGAGCAACACATCGTTTATTCAGAAGCGAGTATGCAGTTAGCGCAATCTATTGTAGATACAACAGCATCAACATTAGCTAACTTATTATATATGGAGAAACAAGAACAAATTATTGAAGAAAGAACATCAGAAATAACAACTAAAAATAAAGAATTAGAAAGCGCTATCTCTGAATTAAAGACAATTAGTCGAGAAAAAGAACTAATTCTTAATTCAGCAGGAGAAGGGATTTTTGGTTTAGATCTTGCAGGTAATATTACGTTTTGTAATCCTGCTAGTGATTCTATGCTGGGCTATGAGAAGAGTGAATTAATAGGGAAATCGTATAAGGTTATTTTTAATGGAAATAAAGCAAATTTAAAAGAGAATAATTATAAAATTAAAGGTTTTGATGTGGATTCAGAAGGATTTAATAAGAATGATAGCTTTTATAGAAAAGACCGTTCAAGCTTTCCAGTTGAATATGTTATCTCATCAATAAAGGAACAAGGTGAAATAATAGGTGATGTTATTACGTTTAAAGATGTAACACAGCGACAACAAATGGAGGAAGAAATTAAATATTATGCGTATTATGATAGTTTAACAGATTTACCTAATAGAAATCTCTTTAAAGATAGACTTAACCAGGGAATTATAAAAGCGAAATATACAAGTCAAAAGTTAGCTGTTATGTATTTGGATTTAGACAGATTTAAATTAATTAACGATTCTCTAGGACATAGCTATGGGGATTTATTATTGAAGGATTTTGCAAATCGTTTAAGAGCCTGTATTTCTAAGTGCGATACAATATCTCGTCAAGGTGGTGATGAATTTTCAATATTTTTACCAAATATAAAAGGTAAAAATGAAATATTAGCTGTTATTAAATGTATAAATAAAGCCCTTTGTCAGCCATTTAATTTAAAAGGACACGAGATCTATATTAAAGTTAGCATAGGTGTAAGTATGTTTCCTAGTGATGGTGATAATACTGAAGAATTAATTAAAAATGCAGATACGGCTATGTACAGATCAAAAGAAGTGTCTGGTAACAACTGTAATTTTTTTGTAAAGGGAATGGATACGAGAACTTTTGAAAGTATCAAATTAGAGAACGCTTTATACAGAGCTTTAGAGCAAGATGAACTAGTCATTCAATATCAGCCTCAAGTAGACTATCAATCCAAACAATGTATCGGTATGGAAGCGCTATTGAGATGGAACCATCCGACAGAAGGTATGATACCACCTGATAAATTCATACCAATTGCTGAAGAGACAGGTCTAATCGTTTCGATAGGAGAATGGGTAATCGAAAAAGCTTGTGAACAATTAAAAACCTGGCATGAGCAAGGATATCCATTGATAAGTGTAGCTGTTAATTTATCTGTTCGACAATTTGAAGAGAATGACTTATTTACTAAAATTAAAACTATTCTTAAGAAATTTAATTTATCTCCTGAATTTTTACAAGTGGAACTTACTGAGAATCAAATTATTAAGAATAAGGATAGCACCTTACGAACAATGGAGCAACTTAAAGAGTTAGGGATAAAAATAGCTATTGACGATTTTGGTACAGGCTATTCATCTTTAGGCTATTTAAAGAATTTCCCTATCCATACATTGAAAATTGATAAGTCATTTATTCAGGATATTATAGAAGATAACAATAATGCAGCGATTACGAATACAATTATTACATTGGCCCAAAATTTAAATCTTAACGTAATTGCAGAAGGTGTGGAAACAATAGAACAAGCAGAATTTCTAGCTTCAAGGAGCTGTTATTTCATGCAAGGATTTTGCTTTAGTCGTCCGCTTAGTGCCACTGATTTTGCGCAGCAAATTTTTATAGATAATAAAATAGAAGCAGGAGGAATTATATGA
- a CDS encoding DUF4084 domain-containing protein, with the protein MNIRKKKQLSILFIFIYTGLYYIFLITWKSNEGVLSLVGNFLSLFGCFIAAIWLYTATKESEKTERNFWLLLLLGTSSTFIAEFFWHFYENILKIDVPFPGLPDLFYLLQIVFYFVAITYKLSGTKRKYHFTKFIFDLVIVMTVASTFSWHFLIHPTIAAGDVSLFPLVVSLAYPIGDLVLLAGIISVYFQNQLVKENKLLYLLFIGLLIQIFADSYFLYLISIDGYSSGSLIDPLFILAILFVGLTGVFKKTETTLNQTDERAIHKTGVFRLILPYLTVTFLFVFMIYRNTNTDIVTIGSAISILLVMIRQIFIVSENQQLLQQLHKKKEQLEIGKKRYKSLYEYHPDAVYSLDLKGRFESVNSACAKLLASDKEELIGISSSNFILEKDHKKAYAHMEVVMRGQAQNYEISLRDSVGQTYIANITNIPILVRGKLVGIYGIAKDITENKQNEEKIQFLAYHDALTGLANRRLLEDSLVSATTQNEPFAIMFIDLDNFKKINDTLGHDVGDKLLVSISEKLRKCVNKDTLVARNGGDEFTILLKGISNREEVSQIANDLINTLIQPHVINDDNVLSSPSIGIALYPFDDTNPSGLMNKADLAMYQVKSEGKGKYKFYVEK; encoded by the coding sequence ATGAACATACGTAAAAAGAAACAATTATCCATATTATTCATATTTATTTATACAGGTCTTTATTATATTTTTTTGATCACATGGAAAAGTAATGAAGGTGTCCTATCCTTGGTCGGGAACTTCCTTTCTCTTTTCGGCTGTTTCATAGCCGCCATTTGGTTATATACTGCAACCAAAGAAAGCGAGAAAACAGAGCGGAACTTTTGGCTTCTCTTATTATTAGGAACATCGAGTACATTTATAGCTGAATTCTTCTGGCATTTTTATGAGAACATCCTCAAAATAGATGTCCCCTTTCCTGGATTGCCTGATTTGTTTTACCTTTTACAAATTGTTTTTTATTTTGTTGCTATTACATATAAATTATCAGGTACCAAAAGAAAGTATCACTTTACGAAGTTTATTTTCGACCTTGTAATTGTGATGACAGTTGCCTCTACTTTCAGTTGGCATTTTCTAATCCATCCCACTATTGCTGCAGGTGATGTATCTCTCTTTCCTTTAGTCGTCTCCTTGGCATATCCTATCGGAGATTTAGTCTTATTAGCAGGGATAATAAGTGTTTACTTCCAAAATCAACTAGTCAAAGAAAACAAATTACTATATTTACTCTTTATCGGTTTATTGATACAGATCTTTGCTGACTCTTATTTTTTATATTTAATATCTATAGACGGTTATTCTTCCGGAAGCCTGATAGACCCTTTATTTATATTAGCTATTCTATTTGTAGGCTTAACAGGTGTTTTTAAAAAGACCGAAACCACGTTGAATCAAACAGATGAAAGAGCCATTCATAAAACGGGAGTTTTTCGTCTTATTCTTCCATACTTAACTGTTACTTTTCTATTTGTCTTTATGATCTATCGTAATACCAATACTGATATTGTTACGATTGGTTCAGCTATTTCCATTTTACTAGTTATGATAAGACAAATTTTTATAGTTTCAGAAAACCAGCAACTGCTTCAACAACTTCATAAGAAGAAAGAACAACTAGAGATAGGTAAAAAACGTTATAAATCTCTTTATGAGTATCATCCAGATGCAGTATATTCACTTGATTTAAAAGGTAGATTTGAAAGTGTCAATAGTGCCTGCGCAAAATTACTCGCGAGCGATAAAGAAGAACTAATTGGTATTTCTAGTTCTAACTTTATACTAGAGAAAGACCATAAAAAAGCATACGCGCATATGGAAGTTGTCATGCGCGGGCAAGCACAGAATTATGAAATATCTTTGCGCGATAGTGTGGGACAAACATATATTGCAAACATTACTAATATCCCTATACTTGTGCGAGGCAAACTTGTAGGTATTTATGGAATAGCAAAAGATATTACCGAGAACAAACAAAATGAAGAAAAGATACAATTTCTTGCATATCATGATGCGTTAACAGGTTTAGCAAACAGAAGATTGCTGGAAGACTCATTAGTATCAGCAACAACCCAAAATGAGCCATTTGCAATTATGTTTATCGATTTGGATAATTTTAAAAAAATTAATGATACATTAGGGCATGATGTAGGAGATAAATTACTTGTGTCGATATCCGAAAAATTAAGAAAATGTGTTAATAAAGATACACTTGTAGCGCGTAATGGAGGCGACGAGTTTACTATCTTACTTAAAGGTATTTCAAATCGAGAAGAAGTAAGTCAAATAGCTAATGATTTGATTAACACTTTGATACAACCACATGTAATAAATGACGATAACGTTCTAAGTTCACCTAGTATCGGTATTGCGCTTTACCCTTTTGATGATACAAATCCATCTGGATTAATGAATAAAGCTGACCTGGCAATGTATCAAGTGAAAAGTGAAGGAAAGGGAAAATATAAATTCTATGTTGAGAAATAG